One window from the genome of Ignavibacteria bacterium encodes:
- a CDS encoding HlyC/CorC family transporter, whose product MFSILLSILLVFLIGAVVTLAETVLLANPGEDWVTEDDENAGMVERFKGSAESIYETAEIVRYAVFAVGLIIIESFLIDWLHDVGIDLKGYGWWVPVLFSAVPVASLFWLFSVYIPRGFGEKFAGKLSPLVYYVLIILDITGKVFTKTLKYIAGLFLKPFNAIPNYSVTLVSEEHIKRLLDAGLKKGELDEEEHEILENVLEFNDLTAYDVMIPRTEMAAVELTGDPETDFKEIIRTGYNSVPIFEDSLDNITGIVNVKDLMRYYIVNNDYEIKRAIRPPHFVPETKFISEILKEMQLKGIRAAIVADEYGGTEGIIKLEDILGEIVGDITYTTEGEPAEITPLPDESFLILGNMSITDLNDHLEAEFPESDEYSTFAGFVSDITGKILNPGDKVEYSEYTIELTKRVKNKMAEFRLVRNR is encoded by the coding sequence ATGTTTTCAATTTTATTGTCAATCCTGCTGGTATTTTTGATTGGAGCAGTTGTAACCCTTGCGGAGACGGTGCTTTTGGCGAATCCGGGTGAGGACTGGGTAACGGAAGATGATGAAAATGCAGGTATGGTGGAAAGATTTAAGGGATCTGCCGAAAGCATCTACGAAACCGCTGAGATAGTCAGATATGCAGTCTTTGCCGTGGGTTTGATAATTATAGAAAGTTTCCTTATCGACTGGCTTCACGATGTAGGTATCGATTTGAAAGGCTATGGCTGGTGGGTTCCTGTTCTTTTTTCTGCGGTTCCTGTGGCATCACTTTTTTGGCTTTTTTCAGTTTACATTCCGCGGGGTTTTGGTGAAAAATTCGCCGGAAAGCTGTCCCCTCTGGTTTATTATGTACTAATCATTCTCGATATCACCGGAAAAGTATTTACTAAAACTTTGAAATATATAGCAGGGCTGTTTCTGAAACCCTTCAATGCCATTCCCAACTATTCTGTAACACTCGTCTCGGAAGAACATATAAAAAGGCTTCTGGATGCCGGGCTGAAGAAGGGGGAGCTTGATGAAGAGGAACATGAAATCCTGGAAAATGTGCTGGAATTTAACGATTTGACAGCATACGATGTTATGATTCCAAGGACTGAAATGGCAGCCGTGGAGCTGACAGGCGACCCTGAGACAGATTTTAAGGAAATAATAAGAACAGGCTACAATTCCGTACCCATTTTTGAAGATTCGCTCGATAATATTACCGGCATCGTGAATGTAAAAGACCTTATGCGTTATTACATCGTGAACAATGACTATGAGATTAAAAGGGCAATACGCCCACCTCATTTTGTTCCCGAGACCAAATTTATATCAGAGATTTTAAAAGAGATGCAATTAAAGGGTATCAGGGCTGCTATAGTTGCAGATGAGTATGGCGGGACAGAGGGGATAATAAAACTTGAGGATATTCTCGGGGAGATAGTCGGGGATATTACCTACACCACCGAAGGTGAGCCTGCCGAGATAACACCCCTGCCCGATGAGTCATTCCTGATACTCGGTAATATGAGCATCACCGATTTGAACGATCACCTCGAAGCCGAATTTCCGGAGTCGGACGAGTACAGTACATTTGCAGGATTTGTTTCGGACATTACTGGAAAAATCCTTAACCCGGGTGACAAGGTCGAGTATAGTGAATACACAATCGAACTGACCAAACGGGTCAAGAACAAAATGGCAGAATTCAGGCTTGTCAGGAACCGTTAG